The following are encoded in a window of Rosa chinensis cultivar Old Blush chromosome 4, RchiOBHm-V2, whole genome shotgun sequence genomic DNA:
- the LOC112198666 gene encoding uncharacterized protein LOC112198666 has product MNIDVAGVHRKLQFNELEEIRNDAYENSRVYKEKTKALHDRMISRKDFSIGQKVLLFNSRLKLFPGKLRSRWFGPFLVTNVYSHGAVEIQNLRTHDKFKVNGHRLKPYYATFLEHNVEEVPLHDSAPSE; this is encoded by the coding sequence ATGAACATAGATGTGGCTGGCGTGCACAGAAAACTTCAGTTTAATGAATTAGAGGAAATCCGCAATGATGCTTATGAGAATTCTCGAGTTTACAAAGAGAAAACTAAGGCCCTCCATGATCGCATGATTTCTCGAAAGGATTTTTCTATTGGACAGAAAGTCCTTCTCTTTAATTCTCGCCTTAAACTTTTTCCTGGTAAATTACGTTCTAGGTGGTTCGGACCCTTTCTTGTTACTAATGTATATTCTCATGGTGCAGTGGAAATCCAAAACTTAAGGACACATGATAAATTCAAGGTGAATGGTCATAGACTCAAGCCATATTATGCGACATTCTTGGAGCATAACGTGGAGGAAGTACCCCTCCACGACTCTGCTCCTTCTGAGTAA